The nucleotide window ACCCCTGCAAAGGCAATGGCCGTCATCATCAGGATTAGTGGTACCGCATACGACATCGAGGCTCTCATCATGGTTCCTTCTCCCTTCTCTCGGCGTTTGCCGGTTGGGCCTGTGCTCAACCGTTCTCGATCACCACAATTGGTCCGCGTAGCTTGACAGGATCGCGCAGGTGGGGCTCGAGTTAAAGATGATAGTGCCTGGCTGACATGGGGCTGAACCACAGTACCAGGCACCATCGGTGATCGCAATCCTTTGACCCCATTGACTGCAGTCCTTGCACTGGAAATGGTCTTCGTAGGCGGCGTCGACGTTTCGAAACCCGAATGCCTGTTGCTTATACAAGTTGCCGCACACCCAGGGATTACTATATGGGGTCGTCGCCAAGCCGTTACAGGCGAACTGCGACGCGTACTGGACCGCCCCGTCGTCTTGGCCACTCAGGCAGACACTGCTGGCGAGGCCGCGGTAGCCACCGATGAGCCAGACGTTTCTTGCCGGCGCGTTACTATAGGTCATAACATTACGGTCAACGTCCGTCCGGAGCCAATCCGTAGCGGCATCGCAGCTCGCCACCCACCAGGCGATGAACCCGCAGACCGAACTCAAGCCCTTGCAGACAGCATCCGCCAACTCCGAACCACGATGGGCCCCGGACAGGCTGATGACATAGGAGATCCGCTGGGCTACCGTGCTCAAGGGATAACCCGCGTAGTTGTAGTTGGGATCGCCGGGGCGAGAGTTGCCGAGAATCGCATCCATGATCGTCGCGCCCATGCTGTGGGCGATGACGATGAACCGGCCTCCCTGCGCATAGCTGTAGGCACAGCGGTTACCACCATTGTCAGAGCCCCCGTTGGTCGCATTAAGGATCTGCCACGCCACCGTGCCCCCGGCCGTAGCGTCCCACCAAGCCGCGCTTCCGTTGTAGTTGACCACGTAGAAACTCCGCTGCTCGAAGGGGTAAGGCGACATCACGAGGCCGATGGTACCACTAGTGATCCCGGAGGGATCGTTCCAGTAGGCGCGAGCCACGCTCCAGTAATAATAACTTTGATTGGTCGTTTGCTTGCCGTGGACGAAGATGTAGCAGTTCCTCCCGTCCCGTGGCAGGGCTGCGTGGGATGATTCCGGGAAAAGCGCCGCAAGCGTAAGGGTGAGAATGACGAGGGCCGTCTGATAGCGTCGCATGGGATCTCCTTTCCGAAGGGTGTTGAGTCCGACTGTCGAATCTCACTCCATCAAGAAAGTTGGACTGCGGGTTCCTGCGCGCTACGCGAGAAGTGGATTACTGCGAGACCCGGCATCACCTCCTTGCCGCCTTCACCGTAGGCGGCGTCTCAGACCACAATGGGCCGTGGCAGCTTCTGACCTCTTTGTTTGCCGATCGAGTACGTTTTTAGTTAAGAAATAAGTTCCCGACCAGCTTGCGCCAGCCAGGAGTTATCTCATCCGTCGAAGCTTGTATGACTAATGGAAAGATGGTGCGAGGCTACCGGCAAACTACATCGTCTCTAAAACGCACTTATAGCGTCCCCCCCCCCCAGTATGTCAAGGAAATAATGCCGAAACGGAGTGATATCAGATGAATAAGCGAGATATGGATGAATATATGATTAGTATTGACTTATTGAGATCTATCGTATCTGTGTGCGGACACGCACAGGCGGATGGGCATGGAAGATTGTGGCGAAACCGTGCCATTCACTGACTCGTCATTGCGAGCGACCAACGGAAGCGCGGCAATCCCACCGCACTTGCAGCGTGAGATTGCTTCGGTCGCTACGCTCCCTCGCAATGACGGCGTGAGGGGGACTTTCGATGCAATGACAAAAGAGAACGAAGGGTCTACGCGGTCATCGTTGGGAGCGAAGTACGAGGGGAAACAGATACGTCTCAGGGGAACTGCTGAAGGAAGCGGAGGTCGTTACCGTGAAAGAGGCGGATATCGTCGATACCGTACTTGAGCATGGCGACACGGGCCGGGCCCAGACCAAAGGCGAAGCCGGAGTATCTGGCCGGGTCGTACCCGACGCGCGTCAGGACATTCGGATGCACCATCCCCGCACCCAGGATCTCGAGCCACCCGCTCTCCTTGCACAGCCGGCATCCGGCGCCCTTGCAGCGGAAACAGTCAATCGACATATCGACGCCCGGTTCGACGAACGGAAAATAGTCGCATCGGAAACGGATCTTCCGATCTTTGCCGAAGAGGCGACGGACGAACGCATATAACGTCCCCTTCAGATCCGCGAAGGTAATGGCTTCATCAACCGCCAGCCCTTCGATCTGGTGAAACTGGCTCTCGTGGCTGGCGTCCACCGCCTCGTACCGATAGCACTTGCCGGGTACGACGATGCGGATCGGCGGCCTGGTCTGCTCCATAATGCGGATCTGCATCGGCGAGGTATGTGTCCGGAGCAGCATCGGTCTGTCGGCCTGGGCGCTTGCCGGATCGATCCAGAAGGTGTCCCACATCTCTCGAGCCGGATGATCCTCCGGGATGTTCAGGGCCTCGAAGTTATAGTAGTCCCACTCGACCTCAGGCCCCTCGATGACGGCAAACCCCATCTCCGCGAAGATCTGGCAGATCTCGCGGATGATCTGGGTGAGGGGGTGCAGGCGCCCCATAGTCGGCCGTCGCCCTGGAAGGGTGACGTCGATCCGGTCTGTCGCCAGCACCTCATCACTCGGGATCGATTCCAGGGCCGCACGCCTGGCCGCAATACACTCCTCAATCGCCTGTTTGACCTGGTTGGCCAACAGGCCGATCGCCCGCCGATCCTGCGGCGACAGCGTGACTAATTGCCGAAGGATTGCCGTCAATCTGGCCTTACGACCGAGAAACTGTACGCGTGCCCGTTCGAGCTGGGCCGCATCGACGCTCTGCTCAATCTGCTCAAGAGCCGCCGCCCTCAGATCCTGAAGCTCCTGTCGCAGCGCCTCCACCTCTCCCCCACAACAACAAGCCCCGACACAGGTCGGGGCATGCCTTAGCCAACAATAACGCGATCGGTAATTCTCAGGCCGCCAAGTGCTCCCGGGCCGTCGACGCCAATTTCATAAACGCTCCAGGATCCTGGATAGCCAACTCGGCCAGGGACTTTCGGTCGACGACTACGCCGGCCTTTTTGAGACCACCCATCATGGCGCTGTATGACAGGCCAGTCAGGCGGGCCGCCGCATTGATCCGTATGATCCACAGGCTACGAAAGTCGCGCTTGCGAGCCTTGCGGTCACGATAGGCATACTTCTTTGCCCGATCGACCGCCTCCTGCGCGCTTCTGTACGCCTTACTCCGCTTACCCCAGTACCCCTCCGCCTCTTTCAGAACCCTATTCCTGCGGCGTCTCGTCTTGAATCCGCCTTTTGCGCGTGGCATCCTTCTTCCTCCGGATAAGACGGCGTCCAGCCTTCAGCCCTCAGCGATCAGTAGGACAACGAGACAGGATTTGTCCCCCCTGAGAGCTGGGCGTTGACAGCCGATTGCCGTGTGCTCACCCCTTACAGATAGGGGATCAGTCGCTCCATCCTGGCCGTATCCGCCTTGGACACCAGACCAGGCTGACGCAAGTTTCGTTTCCGCTTCCTCGACTTTCCGGTCAGCAAATGGCTCTTAGACGCTTTGTTGCGCCTGAGCTTGCCGGTTCCCGTCACCCTGAACCGCTTGGCCGCTCCTTTGAGTGTCTTGATCTTCGGCACCGTCGCTCCTTCCTGTCAATGCTTTGGGGTGAGGATCATCACCATATTCCGGCCCTCCTGCCTGGGGTACTGCTCGATCAAGGCAATCTCCTTGAGCGCCTCGGCGAAGCGATCCAACTGGACCTTGCCGCGCTGAATATGAACCATCTCCCGGCCCCTGAACATCAGGGTTACCTTGGTCTTATTCCCCTCCTTCAAGAAGCGCTCGGCATGCCTGGCCTTGAACTGAAAGTCATGCTCCTCAGTCTTGGGCCGGAGTTTGATCTCTTTGATCTGGATGACCGTTTGTTTCTTCCTCGCCTCCCGTGTCTTCTTGCTCTGCTCGTAGCGGTATTTCCCGTAGTTCATGATCCGACAAACAGGCGGCTTGGCTTCCGGAGCCACCTCCACCAGATCAAGTGTAAGTTTTTTGGCGATATCGAGGGCCTCCTGAATCGGGAGGATTCCAAGTTGGGCCCCCTCCGGACTGATTACCCTCACCTCTTTGATCCGAATCCGCTCATTCACCCGGACACTTCTACTGATGGATGCTCCCTCCTTCATGTTGAGCCGGCCCGGTCGCCTTCACGGCTGGCTTGAGTTCCTCTTGAATCGCGGCCACGAATCCATCCATCGGCATGACACCCAGGTCACGCCCGCCGCGCTTGCGCACCGAGACGGTGCCTGAAGCGATCTCTTTTTCTCCTACCACCAGGGCATACGGGATCTTCTGCACCTCAGCATCCCGAATCTTATAACCGACCTTTTCGTTC belongs to Candidatus Methylomirabilis sp. and includes:
- the pheS gene encoding phenylalanine--tRNA ligase subunit alpha; this encodes MEALRQELQDLRAAALEQIEQSVDAAQLERARVQFLGRKARLTAILRQLVTLSPQDRRAIGLLANQVKQAIEECIAARRAALESIPSDEVLATDRIDVTLPGRRPTMGRLHPLTQIIREICQIFAEMGFAVIEGPEVEWDYYNFEALNIPEDHPAREMWDTFWIDPASAQADRPMLLRTHTSPMQIRIMEQTRPPIRIVVPGKCYRYEAVDASHESQFHQIEGLAVDEAITFADLKGTLYAFVRRLFGKDRKIRFRCDYFPFVEPGVDMSIDCFRCKGAGCRLCKESGWLEILGAGMVHPNVLTRVGYDPARYSGFAFGLGPARVAMLKYGIDDIRLFHGNDLRFLQQFP
- the rplT gene encoding 50S ribosomal protein L20; translation: MPRAKGGFKTRRRRNRVLKEAEGYWGKRSKAYRSAQEAVDRAKKYAYRDRKARKRDFRSLWIIRINAAARLTGLSYSAMMGGLKKAGVVVDRKSLAELAIQDPGAFMKLASTAREHLAA
- the rpmI gene encoding 50S ribosomal protein L35; this translates as MPKIKTLKGAAKRFRVTGTGKLRRNKASKSHLLTGKSRKRKRNLRQPGLVSKADTARMERLIPYL
- the infC gene encoding translation initiation factor IF-3, with translation MNERIRIKEVRVISPEGAQLGILPIQEALDIAKKLTLDLVEVAPEAKPPVCRIMNYGKYRYEQSKKTREARKKQTVIQIKEIKLRPKTEEHDFQFKARHAERFLKEGNKTKVTLMFRGREMVHIQRGKVQLDRFAEALKEIALIEQYPRQEGRNMVMILTPKH